The genomic interval GTGGACCATCAAGGAGGATCTCGACCACGTGCTCGACGCCGTCGTCGACGGAGGAGAGGTGCCCGAGCGGCCCACCACCGTCGTCGACTGGTCGGACGGCTATCCGGACGTGGTGCGTGTCGGAGCGGGGGATCCGACGCGCTTCGAGTGATCGGACGCAGCCGAGCGCCGGTCCCGTTAGGGTGCGGGGCATGAGCGACGGTGGCCTGGCGCTGGCCCGCGAGAAGATGACGGAGGCGGGCGTGGCGCCCGCGGCGATCGAGACGTTCAGCCGGTTCTACCGGTTGCTGGAGTCGGGCGCGACAGGACTGGTGCGGGAAGCGGACGTCGACCCGCTGCCGCCCCTGGCGCGTGCGGCAGACCTGGACCTGACCGACGACGACGCCGCGAACGCGCTGGCGAAGACGGCGATCATCAAGCTCAACGGCGGGCTGGGCACGTCGATGGGCATGGACCGGGCCAAGTCGCTGCTGCCGGTGCGCCGCACGGCGGACGGGACGGACCTGACCTTCCTGGACGTGATCGTGGGCCAGGTGCGCGCGGCGCGGGCAGCGACGGGGGCACGGCTGCCGTTGCTGCTGATGAACTCCTTCCGCACGCGGGACGACACGCTGGCGTTGCTGGCGCGGTACGAGGACCTTCCCCTCGACGGTCTGCCCCTGGACTTCGTGCAGAACCGCGAGCCCAAGCTGCGCGCCGACGACCTGACCCCGGTGTCGTGGCCAGCCGACCCGGACCTGGAGTGGTGCCCGCCGGGGCACGGCGACCTGTACCCGGCGTTGCACGCGGCCGGTGTGGTGCGAGCGCTGCTGGACGCGGGGTTCCGGTACGCGTCGGTGTCCAACGCGGACAACCTGGGTGCGGCGCCGGACGCGCGGATCGCAGGCTGGTTCGCCACCTCGGGTGCCCCGTACGCGGCCGAGATGTGCCTCAAGACGCCCGCGGACGTCAAGGGCGGGCAGCTCGTGGTGCGCAAGGCCGACGGGCGCATCGTGCAGCGCGAGACCGCTCAGACCCACCCGGACGACCTGGCGGTCTCGCTGGACCCGGCACGTCACCGGTACTTCCACACCAACAACCTGTGGTTCGACCTCGAGGTGCTGGCCGCCGAGCTCGACCGTACCGGCGGGGTGCTGGAGCTGCCGCTGATCCGCAACGCCAAAACGGTCGACCCGGCCGACCCGTCCTCGACCCCGGTGGTCCAGATCGAGTCCGCGATGGGTGCCGCCGTCGCGGTGTTCGAGGGGGCCACGGCCATCGAGGTCGGCCGGGAGCGGTTCCTGCCCGTCAAGACGACCAGCGACCTGCTCGTGCTGCGCTCGGACGTCTACGACCTGACCGCCGACCACCGCGTCGTGGCCCAGGTCCCCGCCCCCCTGGTGACCCTGCCCGCGCCTTACAAGACCATCGCCGCGTTCGACGCCCGGTTCCCCTGTGGGCCGCCCTCCCTGCGCGCGGCCACCGCGCTCACGGTCGAGGGCGACTGGACCTTCGGGGCTGAGGTCGCCGTGCAGGGCGAGGCCACGCTGCACGACGCCGGTACGGCCGGCGTCGTCCCCGACCGGGCAACCGTCGGGCCGCACGGGATCGCCGCCGGGTGACGCCCGGCTGAACAGCGGGTGGACCGGAGCGGGACGCGTCGCGGCTCCGATGAACTTCGCGTGAACAAGGTCGTCCGGCGGTCGTCCCGGCTTGATTCTGGCCCCGCTCGTGGCGGATCTTCCGGGCGTGCCACGTCGAACGATCCCCGCACGCGCCGCCACCGACCGACCCGCAGGCCTCCCGAGCGAGGTCGAGGTGGTCGTCGTCGGTGCCGGCATCGTCGGTCTCGCGCATGCGATCGAGGCCGAGGCGCGTGGGGCGAGCGTCGTCGTCATCGAGCGGGACGCGTGCGCGCGCGGTGCCTCGGTGCGCAGCCTCGGGCACGTCGCGGTCGCCGCGCAGGACGGGCCGACGCTCGCCTGCGCGTTCCAGACGCGTGACAAGTGGCTCGCGCTGCGTCGCCAGGCGGGACTGGTGGTGGGGGAGTCGGGCAGCGTCGTCGTCGCGTCCGCGGACGACGAGATGGCGGTGCTGGAGGACTTCGTCTGCGCCCGTGACGGTGCGGCCACGCTCCTGGACCGTGCGGGCGTGGCCCGGTACGTGGCCACGGTCGGCGACGACGTCGTCGGCGGGGCGTTCCTGACGACCGACCTGCGGGTCGACCCGCGCTCTGCGCTGCACCAGCTGGCGCTGTGGTTCGGGCAGCGGCCGCGAGCGTCGGTCGTGACCGGGACGGCGGTGCTCGGCGTCGAGCCGGGTCACGGGCGGACGCTCGTGCGCACCTCGCGGGGCGACGTCGTCGCCCGACGCGTGGTGATGGCTGTCGGCGCCGACGTCGACAGGCTGTACCCCGGCGTGACCGAAGGACGGCTGCGCCGTCGTCGTCGGCACGGGCTGCGGGTGGCACTGGAGTCGCCGGTCTCCGGCGACTCTCCGGTCGTGCTCGGGGGGACGGCGCTGCTGCACCACGCGGGTTTCACGCGGTCCCCGCACCACACGGAGGTGCGAGGGCGGCTCGACCAGGAGCGGCCCGCGGTTGTCGGCGCGGGGCTCAACCTGCGCGCGACGCCGCTCGCGGACGGCACGCTGCTGCTGGGGGACGCCGGTTCGGGGGACGCCGGCCTGTCTCCGTTCCGCGACGAGTCCGTCGACGGCCTGCTGCTCGACGAGGCGTGGCGGCTTCTGGGCGCCCGCCCGCGGGTGCTCGACCGATGGACGGCGACGGAGGCCGTCGCGGACGAGCCGTTCGTCGCGACGGAGCCGCAGCGCGGGCTGCTGGTGGTCGAGGCGACGGGCTCCACGGGCTTGTCGACGGCCTTCGGCCACGCCGCACGCAGCCTC from Xylanimonas allomyrinae carries:
- a CDS encoding UTP--glucose-1-phosphate uridylyltransferase — encoded protein: MSDGGLALAREKMTEAGVAPAAIETFSRFYRLLESGATGLVREADVDPLPPLARAADLDLTDDDAANALAKTAIIKLNGGLGTSMGMDRAKSLLPVRRTADGTDLTFLDVIVGQVRAARAATGARLPLLLMNSFRTRDDTLALLARYEDLPLDGLPLDFVQNREPKLRADDLTPVSWPADPDLEWCPPGHGDLYPALHAAGVVRALLDAGFRYASVSNADNLGAAPDARIAGWFATSGAPYAAEMCLKTPADVKGGQLVVRKADGRIVQRETAQTHPDDLAVSLDPARHRYFHTNNLWFDLEVLAAELDRTGGVLELPLIRNAKTVDPADPSSTPVVQIESAMGAAVAVFEGATAIEVGRERFLPVKTTSDLLVLRSDVYDLTADHRVVAQVPAPLVTLPAPYKTIAAFDARFPCGPPSLRAATALTVEGDWTFGAEVAVQGEATLHDAGTAGVVPDRATVGPHGIAAG
- a CDS encoding FAD-dependent oxidoreductase yields the protein MPRRTIPARAATDRPAGLPSEVEVVVVGAGIVGLAHAIEAEARGASVVVIERDACARGASVRSLGHVAVAAQDGPTLACAFQTRDKWLALRRQAGLVVGESGSVVVASADDEMAVLEDFVCARDGAATLLDRAGVARYVATVGDDVVGGAFLTTDLRVDPRSALHQLALWFGQRPRASVVTGTAVLGVEPGHGRTLVRTSRGDVVARRVVMAVGADVDRLYPGVTEGRLRRRRRHGLRVALESPVSGDSPVVLGGTALLHHAGFTRSPHHTEVRGRLDQERPAVVGAGLNLRATPLADGTLLLGDAGSGDAGLSPFRDESVDGLLLDEAWRLLGARPRVLDRWTATEAVADEPFVATEPQRGLLVVEATGSTGLSTAFGHAARSLDGFL